The following coding sequences are from one Campylobacter sp. RM16187 window:
- a CDS encoding bifunctional diguanylate cyclase/phosphodiesterase, translating into MIFSSNKNKSLSYNILNRVYFANLVTIIAIFCIIAFAVNIKFNEIRENMYLSNQELRNIILNNVKTVNDELTLISRYITSDNTNTRAILDYSMSNHKKYYAMHVATIDGDIEISTFSHRDVNKEYLHFFKSKPWKDKFVDGFYRSKFDFHHGDIPTRFIVKDLENGKILIAEVKLNYIYNELLQMQNSAGANSFIINKDGRILFHQDIELVLKQKAIFDIYSVDMNYADQNSIRINWGADNFDLYMVQYIPKARTAVVTYRPISNILYTNWLFLGICLAFFLIGLFLVFVDVKFAVNGIIKPILFIKKLIKKLEKEESIGQYVSTGYITDFNEMVDSIIHVNENFQNKKNSFLEYEKKFGYLFEQGPLVILLIDAKTGDIVEASSKALEFYGFSRDEFLSKRLQDLDADSAKGANIMTCDCSDNTVAYEARHILSNGDIKDVLIKKKNIEADDNKLGFCLIEDITWEKINKRNFKRENEANIYSPIFKISWKNGFMQDILSVSINTEIILGYRLEEMLADDFSFKNIIHPADFDKIFNEFNIKFRLFSTNAVKKDYEFLSSIRILKKNLEVVTCNVFLKFISSDDKNIDEVIGYFVDSSIIDKMDLNNNPSNHTLHNGNYYEIDGLKYKNDADKYKKIVSNLFSNSQEAMAVVGTDGKFIDVNDAFVQITGYSKEEAIGSSSNLLNSGTHDSKFFANLWRNVINEGYWRGHIWNKKKDGKKYLELLTISTVYDKDGSIENFIAIFSDISHAKEKEENLEQIAYYDALTKLPNRFLFSKKLNDAMINTVSTKTSIAVIYIDIDNFKPINDLHGHSVGDRLLIAISKNISIVLKENDVLARIGGDEFIAIVNDLTYKNEINDILEDILRAASRDIVINNKHLRVSASVGASLYPQKIDIDQDTLIEQADWAMYQSKLSGKNKYYIFDPDADKYFRDHYALSDRISSSLLNDEFSLLYQPILNIKTNKIVGLETFIARKTGNTILCEEILPLIANGYIYDDLVLWNIDMALKDQSRMRTKYGLDLKVSVNVTLELIHRSDFIKKFHSIAESREHNNFHMLELNIKDASSFKQPIDSNEILNTYKSYGISLILDQFGSKSTSIQNLKNIYADKLKVSKYLSLGVVKEADSLIILKSILTLSNIFLKEAIAKGVETSESMYLLMKAGYHNLQGGYIAPPMRLESIKHWLETYKIPDKLKHIEALKESELIWCNLAVMHKGWIKSLLDMLSASNFNKFDTKEFARNYSELMVESYKKHISDFHKVSIHVETTGIIMQILTNIEQGQSISKLVVKLKDKRDKILTLE; encoded by the coding sequence ATGATTTTTTCAAGCAATAAAAATAAAAGCTTGTCTTATAATATTTTAAATAGAGTTTATTTCGCAAATTTAGTCACTATTATTGCGATATTTTGCATAATAGCTTTTGCTGTAAATATTAAATTCAATGAAATTCGCGAAAATATGTATTTAAGCAATCAAGAGCTTAGAAATATTATTTTAAATAATGTCAAAACCGTCAACGACGAACTTACACTTATTAGCAGATATATAACATCAGACAATACTAACACAAGGGCTATTTTGGATTACTCAATGAGTAATCACAAGAAATATTACGCTATGCATGTTGCTACAATTGATGGCGATATTGAAATTTCTACCTTTTCTCATAGAGATGTAAATAAAGAGTATCTACATTTTTTTAAATCAAAACCATGGAAGGATAAATTTGTAGATGGATTTTATAGATCCAAATTTGACTTTCATCATGGAGATATTCCAACCAGGTTTATTGTAAAAGATCTTGAGAATGGTAAAATTTTAATTGCCGAAGTAAAGCTAAACTACATATATAATGAGTTATTGCAAATGCAAAATTCAGCGGGGGCAAACTCTTTTATCATTAATAAAGATGGAAGAATTTTGTTTCACCAAGATATAGAGCTTGTTTTAAAGCAAAAAGCCATATTTGATATTTATAGCGTAGACATGAATTATGCAGACCAAAATAGTATTAGAATTAACTGGGGGGCAGACAACTTTGACCTTTACATGGTTCAATACATCCCTAAAGCCAGAACAGCTGTTGTAACTTATCGCCCTATTAGCAATATATTGTATACAAACTGGCTATTTTTAGGTATATGTCTAGCATTTTTTTTAATAGGACTATTTTTAGTTTTTGTGGATGTCAAATTTGCCGTAAATGGTATTATAAAGCCTATATTGTTTATAAAAAAGCTTATAAAAAAGCTTGAAAAAGAGGAGAGTATCGGTCAGTATGTAAGCACTGGCTATATAACTGATTTTAACGAAATGGTGGATTCGATTATCCATGTTAATGAAAATTTTCAAAACAAAAAAAATAGCTTTTTAGAATATGAGAAAAAATTTGGATACCTTTTTGAACAGGGTCCTCTGGTTATACTTTTGATCGATGCAAAAACAGGTGATATTGTAGAGGCTAGTTCAAAGGCATTAGAATTTTATGGATTTTCCAGAGATGAATTTTTAAGTAAAAGATTGCAAGACCTTGATGCCGATAGTGCAAAAGGTGCAAATATTATGACTTGTGACTGTAGTGACAATACAGTAGCTTACGAAGCTAGACATATACTCTCAAATGGCGATATAAAAGATGTATTGATAAAAAAGAAAAATATAGAAGCGGATGATAATAAGCTAGGATTTTGTTTAATTGAAGATATTACTTGGGAAAAAATAAATAAGAGAAATTTTAAAAGAGAGAATGAGGCTAATATCTACTCTCCGATATTTAAAATATCTTGGAAAAATGGCTTTATGCAAGATATTTTAAGCGTCTCGATTAATACCGAGATTATATTAGGCTATAGGCTAGAAGAGATGCTGGCTGATGATTTTAGTTTTAAAAATATTATACATCCTGCAGACTTTGATAAAATCTTTAATGAATTTAATATCAAATTTAGATTATTTAGTACTAATGCGGTAAAAAAAGATTATGAATTTTTATCCTCTATCAGGATATTGAAGAAAAATTTAGAAGTTGTAACTTGTAATGTTTTTTTAAAATTTATATCTAGTGACGATAAAAATATAGATGAGGTCATAGGGTATTTTGTAGACAGTTCTATTATAGATAAAATGGATTTAAACAATAACCCTTCAAATCATACTTTGCATAATGGCAACTATTATGAAATAGACGGTCTAAAGTATAAAAATGATGCTGATAAATATAAAAAAATAGTCTCAAATTTATTTTCAAATTCTCAAGAAGCTATGGCTGTGGTAGGGACTGATGGTAAATTTATAGACGTAAACGATGCTTTTGTTCAAATAACGGGATACTCTAAAGAAGAGGCTATAGGAAGCTCTTCGAATTTATTAAATTCTGGTACTCATGATAGCAAATTTTTTGCTAATTTGTGGCGCAATGTTATCAATGAAGGGTATTGGAGAGGTCATATTTGGAATAAAAAGAAAGATGGTAAAAAATACCTAGAGCTTTTGACTATAAGCACCGTTTATGACAAAGACGGCAGTATAGAAAACTTTATAGCTATTTTTTCAGATATCTCGCATGCTAAAGAAAAAGAAGAAAATTTAGAGCAAATAGCCTATTATGATGCACTAACAAAACTCCCGAATAGATTTTTATTCTCTAAAAAACTAAATGATGCAATGATAAATACTGTAAGCACAAAGACTTCCATTGCTGTTATATACATAGACATAGATAATTTTAAACCTATAAACGATTTGCATGGACACTCTGTTGGCGATAGGCTATTGATCGCAATTTCAAAAAATATCAGCATTGTTTTAAAAGAAAATGATGTTTTAGCAAGGATTGGCGGGGATGAATTTATAGCTATTGTAAATGATTTAACTTATAAAAATGAGATTAATGATATATTAGAGGACATATTAAGGGCTGCAAGTAGAGATATTGTGATAAACAATAAGCATCTAAGAGTGAGTGCCAGTGTTGGTGCAAGCTTATATCCTCAAAAGATAGATATAGATCAAGATACACTTATAGAGCAGGCTGATTGGGCTATGTATCAGTCAAAATTATCAGGCAAAAATAAATACTATATATTTGATCCTGATGCGGATAAGTATTTTAGAGATCACTATGCATTATCCGATAGAATATCATCAAGTCTTTTAAATGATGAATTTTCGCTTCTATATCAACCTATATTAAATATAAAAACAAATAAGATTGTCGGTCTTGAAACATTTATAGCTAGAAAGACCGGAAATACGATTTTGTGTGAAGAAATTTTACCTCTTATAGCAAATGGTTATATATATGATGATTTAGTGCTTTGGAATATAGATATGGCACTTAAAGATCAATCTCGTATGCGCACAAAATACGGACTCGATTTAAAAGTTAGCGTAAATGTAACCTTAGAGCTTATTCATAGATCAGACTTTATAAAGAAATTTCATTCCATTGCCGAAAGCAGAGAGCACAATAACTTTCATATGCTTGAGCTTAATATTAAAGATGCCTCTTCATTTAAGCAGCCTATTGATAGTAATGAAATTTTAAATACTTATAAAAGCTATGGTATATCTCTTATACTCGATCAATTCGGCTCAAAATCTACTTCTATTCAAAATTTAAAAAATATCTATGCCGATAAATTAAAGGTCTCAAAATACTTAAGTCTGGGAGTGGTAAAAGAGGCTGATAGCTTGATTATATTAAAATCAATTCTTACTTTATCTAATATATTTTTAAAAGAAGCCATTGCAAAGGGAGTAGAGACATCTGAGAGTATGTATTTGCTTATGAAGGCGGGGTATCACAACTTGCAAGGAGGATATATAGCTCCTCCAATGAGGCTTGAGAGCATTAAACATTGGCTTGAAACATATAAAATTCCAGACAAATTAAAGCATATAGAGGCTCTTAAAGAGAGTGAGCTTATATGGTGCAATTTGGCGGTTATGCATAAGGGCTGGATAAAGAGTTTGCTTGATATGCTAAGCGCTTCAAATTTTAACAAATTTGATACAAAAGAATTTGCTAGAAATTATAGTGAATTGATGGTTGAATCCTATAAAAAGCATATTTCAGATTTTCATAAAGTGTCTATTCATGTTGAGACAACAGGTATAATTATGCAAATTTTAACAAATATAGAGCAAGGTCAAAGTATATCAAAGCTTGTTGTTAAATTAAAAGATAAGCGTGATAAGATTTTGACTTTAGAGTAA
- a CDS encoding BON domain-containing protein, whose translation MNIGLTIKRIIILLPMFLLSGCLDMITRPISPMTGVNIYDAYSISQDERGIYSIARDKFVKSKIQSKILLSSGLSNISIDVESFYGNVYLIGVVPDIKHKEKLIELTKNTEGVKKIYTYIRFPSDAKECKSNLNIMLALKNNLFRDSKISGTSVRVSVVQCNVVFTGIITDIEQEKHAIWYAKHIEGVNDVYSFLRVMK comes from the coding sequence ATGAATATCGGGCTGACTATTAAAAGAATTATTATTTTATTACCTATGTTTTTACTAAGTGGATGCTTAGACATGATTACCCGTCCGATTTCTCCTATGACAGGAGTAAATATATATGACGCCTACTCCATATCTCAGGATGAAAGAGGAATCTACTCAATCGCAAGAGACAAATTTGTAAAAAGTAAAATTCAGAGCAAAATTCTATTAAGCTCAGGACTTAGTAATATCAGTATAGATGTAGAGAGTTTTTATGGAAATGTCTATCTAATAGGCGTTGTACCAGATATTAAACACAAAGAAAAACTTATAGAGTTAACCAAAAACACCGAAGGCGTAAAGAAAATTTACACCTATATAAGATTTCCAAGTGACGCAAAAGAGTGCAAAAGCAACCTAAATATCATGCTTGCACTCAAAAACAACCTATTTAGAGACAGTAAGATAAGCGGTACTAGCGTAAGAGTTAGCGTTGTGCAATGTAACGTCGTATTTACAGGCATCATAACCGATATAGAGCAAGAAAAGCACGCTATCTGGTATGCTAAACATATCGAAGGCGTGAATGATGTCTATTCGTTCTTGAGGGTTATGAAATAA
- a CDS encoding efflux RND transporter permease subunit produces MKSIFKFIVFYPKRVIAAVLLLTLVFGYFSTKLAVDASTETLLLENDKDLALFRDVAKRYASPNYLVVAYTPKNGLLDDITLEKIRNLSKEFEQNELVENIVSILNVPLLQSSAGSLSDIIKRVPTLEDKDINKTAVMSEFASSPLYTNALVSKDLKTTAIILNLKDDKRYAKFLNARNFLLNKELNGTLSSGDKEALKSANSDFKAYRDDLRVKEQASIDHIRSVLDKFRGDETLFLGGVNMIASDMVTFVKSDLYTYGISVSLLLIFSLWLFFRQLRWVVLPIFICAISVIFATGLFGFLGWEITVISSNFIALQLIITISVVIHLIVSYREFFITKPSLNQHQLVYLTLRDKFKPSFFAIFTTVIGFLSLAFSDIKPVIMLGVMMSTSISISLVLAFLLFGSVVSELKKLAPVRTFENKFSFTKICANFALTSKFAVYAISAFMLAFGIYGISKLRVENSFIEYFKSSTEIFKGMQVVDTKLGGTVPVDVLITFNEASKDEAKNEPKDEFEDEFKANESEAKYWFNSHKMNIVKKVHTHLESKEFVGKVSSLGTLLEIIEILNDGVIDDFLLSVMYEQMPEIYKDIILSPYVSIADNQVRFSLRTIDSDEKLRRDEFLKMLESEIVNLTKDDNVKVQISGAMVLYNNMLQSLIYSQIDSLGFVVLTLFVIFCIIFKSIKLAIISIITNIIPLCVVFGVMGAAGIPLDIMSITIASISIGIGVDDIIHYIHRYREERRSKGVAESIKASHASIGYAMYYTSFAIFLGFSVMVTSNFIPTIYFGLLTDLVMVMMLLGALVLLPALIHTFYAKSVAK; encoded by the coding sequence ATGAAATCCATCTTTAAATTTATCGTTTTTTATCCTAAGCGAGTTATAGCTGCGGTACTGCTTTTAACGCTTGTTTTTGGATATTTTTCTACAAAACTTGCCGTTGATGCTTCGACTGAAACGCTTCTGCTTGAAAATGATAAAGATTTAGCTCTTTTTCGCGATGTTGCCAAAAGATATGCAAGCCCTAACTACTTAGTTGTGGCATACACTCCAAAAAATGGGCTTTTAGACGATATTACGCTTGAAAAGATTAGAAATTTATCAAAAGAATTTGAGCAAAACGAGCTAGTTGAAAATATCGTATCCATACTAAACGTTCCGCTTCTTCAAAGCTCGGCCGGCTCGCTAAGCGATATCATCAAGCGAGTGCCAACTCTTGAAGATAAAGATATCAACAAAACTGCCGTGATGAGCGAGTTTGCAAGCAGTCCGCTATACACAAACGCGCTTGTAAGCAAGGATCTAAAAACCACCGCGATAATCTTAAATTTAAAAGATGATAAAAGATACGCCAAGTTTTTAAACGCTAGAAATTTTCTCTTAAATAAAGAGCTAAACGGCACTTTAAGCAGCGGCGACAAAGAAGCTTTAAAAAGCGCAAATTCGGACTTTAAAGCCTATCGCGACGACTTGCGAGTAAAAGAGCAAGCAAGTATCGATCATATACGAAGCGTGCTTGATAAATTTAGAGGCGATGAGACGCTGTTTTTAGGCGGAGTAAACATGATCGCAAGCGACATGGTAACCTTCGTAAAATCAGATCTCTACACTTACGGCATAAGCGTTTCTTTACTTTTGATATTTAGCTTGTGGCTATTTTTTAGGCAGCTTCGTTGGGTTGTTTTACCTATATTTATCTGCGCGATTAGTGTGATTTTTGCGACAGGGCTTTTTGGCTTTTTGGGCTGGGAGATAACGGTTATATCGTCAAATTTCATAGCTCTTCAGCTGATAATTACGATCTCTGTTGTCATTCACCTCATAGTTAGCTACAGGGAATTTTTCATAACAAAACCAAGCTTAAATCAGCACCAGCTCGTTTATCTAACGCTTAGAGATAAATTTAAGCCGTCTTTTTTCGCGATATTTACGACGGTTATCGGCTTTTTATCGCTTGCATTTTCGGATATAAAGCCTGTTATCATGCTTGGCGTGATGATGAGTACGAGCATATCCATCTCGCTTGTGCTTGCGTTTTTGCTATTTGGTAGCGTGGTTTCAGAGCTTAAAAAACTTGCTCCGGTTAGGACGTTTGAAAATAAATTTAGCTTTACTAAAATTTGTGCAAATTTTGCCTTAACTTCGAAATTCGCAGTTTATGCTATAAGCGCGTTTATGCTCGCTTTTGGAATTTACGGCATTTCAAAACTTCGCGTTGAAAACAGCTTCATCGAGTATTTCAAAAGCTCGACTGAAATTTTTAAAGGCATGCAGGTAGTCGACACCAAGCTTGGCGGAACGGTGCCTGTGGACGTGCTTATAACATTTAATGAAGCAAGTAAAGATGAAGCTAAAAACGAGCCCAAAGATGAATTTGAAGATGAGTTTAAGGCTAATGAAAGCGAGGCTAAGTACTGGTTTAACAGCCATAAGATGAACATTGTAAAAAAGGTGCATACTCATCTTGAAAGCAAGGAATTTGTGGGCAAAGTTTCAAGTCTTGGCACGCTTTTGGAGATCATTGAAATTTTAAACGACGGCGTGATTGATGACTTCTTACTAAGCGTGATGTATGAGCAGATGCCTGAAATTTACAAAGATATCATTTTAAGCCCTTATGTTAGCATCGCGGATAATCAAGTGAGATTTTCGCTTAGAACTATTGACTCGGACGAGAAGCTTAGGCGAGATGAGTTTTTAAAGATGCTTGAAAGCGAGATAGTAAATTTAACTAAAGATGATAACGTAAAAGTGCAGATAAGCGGCGCAATGGTGCTTTATAACAATATGCTTCAAAGCCTGATTTACTCGCAGATCGATTCTCTTGGCTTTGTTGTTTTGACGCTTTTTGTGATATTTTGCATAATTTTTAAGAGCATAAAACTTGCGATTATTAGCATTATTACAAACATTATCCCGCTTTGTGTGGTCTTTGGCGTGATGGGAGCGGCGGGAATTCCGCTTGATATCATGAGTATCACGATAGCTTCCATAAGTATCGGTATCGGCGTGGATGACATCATACACTATATCCACAGATACCGCGAAGAGCGCCGAAGTAAAGGCGTGGCGGAGAGTATAAAGGCTTCGCACGCAAGCATAGGTTACGCGATGTATTACACTTCGTTTGCGATATTTTTAGGTTTTAGCGTGATGGTTACGAGCAATTTTATCCCGACTATTTACTTTGGACTTCTTACTGATTTGGTTATGGTTATGATGCTACTTGGAGCGCTTGTGCTCTTGCCTGCGCTTATTCATACGTTTTATGCAAAAAGCGTTGCTAAGTAG
- a CDS encoding MlaC/ttg2D family ABC transporter substrate-binding protein produces MKFLKIICAMFLSVSLFAISESEIKPSVESATQNAIKVLKDKNLNKDEKADKIFAIFDPFFDYKQMAKISLSKRYDALSDVQKEQFDKAFETRLKNSYVDKLLSYNDQQINLKEFTKPNEKRYWLNGEVVSEGKSYPFVYKFYDAKDRGWLIYDLDILGVSIVQTYRSQFGSLLEKGSFEELLKRLETVNLPEDSK; encoded by the coding sequence ATGAAATTTTTAAAAATTATTTGTGCTATGTTTTTGAGTGTTTCACTATTTGCGATAAGCGAGAGTGAGATAAAACCAAGCGTTGAAAGCGCGACTCAAAACGCGATAAAAGTGCTAAAGGACAAAAATTTAAATAAAGATGAAAAAGCGGATAAAATTTTTGCCATCTTTGATCCGTTTTTTGACTACAAACAGATGGCTAAAATCAGCCTATCAAAGCGCTATGACGCACTAAGCGATGTGCAAAAAGAGCAGTTTGATAAAGCCTTTGAAACTCGCCTTAAAAACTCATATGTAGATAAACTTCTAAGCTACAACGATCAACAGATAAATTTAAAAGAGTTCACAAAGCCAAACGAAAAAAGATACTGGCTAAACGGCGAAGTCGTGAGCGAAGGCAAAAGCTATCCTTTTGTCTATAAATTTTATGACGCAAAGGATCGTGGCTGGCTAATTTACGACCTTGATATCTTAGGCGTTAGCATAGTTCAGACTTATAGAAGCCAGTTTGGAAGCCTGCTTGAAAAAGGAAGCTTTGAAGAGCTGCTAAAAAGACTGGAGACAGTAAATTTGCCTGAGGATAGCAAATAA
- a CDS encoding MlaA family lipoprotein — protein MKFIFSFLLGFIILFANDISEFDDEFKDKTEVFDPLSRYNRAMTNVNDFLYENLLNPTLKGYNYIIPQPAREAVDNFFDNLMFPVRFVNNVLQLKFKEAGEETLRFVANTIIGFGGLTDGAKYYNLQRHDEDFGQTLGFWGVGSGFHIVLPLVGPYNLRDLLGFWGDYFVNPITFVDPQASSNGIKIYQKLNNISLDVDAYDRLKKDAVDLYPFLRDAYEQRRNYLIKE, from the coding sequence ATGAAATTTATTTTTTCTTTTTTGCTTGGTTTCATCATTCTATTTGCAAATGATATTAGCGAATTTGATGATGAATTCAAAGACAAAACAGAGGTTTTTGATCCATTGTCCAGATATAATAGGGCCATGACCAATGTCAATGATTTCTTATATGAAAATTTATTAAATCCGACACTCAAAGGATATAATTATATTATTCCGCAACCGGCCAGAGAGGCTGTTGATAACTTTTTTGATAATTTAATGTTTCCTGTGAGGTTTGTAAATAATGTTTTACAACTAAAATTTAAAGAAGCCGGAGAAGAGACTTTAAGATTTGTAGCCAATACTATAATAGGTTTTGGTGGACTAACGGACGGAGCTAAATATTATAATTTACAGCGGCATGATGAGGATTTTGGTCAAACTTTAGGTTTTTGGGGTGTTGGAAGTGGCTTTCATATAGTATTGCCTTTGGTAGGACCTTATAATTTAAGAGATCTGCTCGGATTTTGGGGGGATTATTTTGTAAATCCTATAACATTTGTGGATCCTCAAGCCTCTTCAAACGGGATCAAGATTTATCAAAAACTAAACAATATCTCTTTAGATGTTGATGCATACGATAGACTTAAAAAAGATGCAGTTGATCTATATCCATTTTTACGCGATGCTTACGAACAGCGCCGCAACTATTTGATAAAGGAATAA
- a CDS encoding TOBE domain-containing protein, which produces MKADVSLELFLDSGVPVLAKHISLLKAVDETKSITKAAEFVGISYKNAWDSLDALNNRSEKPLITRAQGNKKNSGSELTEYGRKMISVYEAMLASQKVFLEKVCSNIDISTNEIANLQRMSMNLSARNQLSCEIIKIKTGAVNSDIIAKLSNGEILHAAVTVESEKNLNLKVGKKVVFIFKAPSVMLAKDENLNISAANQLKGKVIEAKIGSVSAEIVLEINDHQTITAIITKDSAMEMKIGVGDELTAVIKSSQIIIGV; this is translated from the coding sequence ATGAAAGCTGATGTAAGTTTAGAGTTATTTTTAGATAGCGGAGTGCCTGTTTTAGCAAAACATATAAGCCTTCTTAAGGCTGTAGACGAAACAAAAAGCATAACAAAAGCGGCCGAGTTTGTAGGAATTTCATATAAAAATGCCTGGGATAGTCTTGACGCGCTAAATAACCGTTCGGAAAAACCGCTTATAACAAGAGCGCAGGGCAATAAGAAAAATAGCGGAAGTGAGTTGACCGAGTATGGAAGAAAGATGATAAGCGTTTACGAAGCTATGCTTGCATCTCAAAAAGTATTTTTGGAAAAAGTATGTTCAAATATTGATATTTCAACTAACGAAATAGCAAATTTACAACGTATGAGCATGAATTTGAGTGCTAGAAATCAACTATCATGCGAGATAATTAAAATTAAAACAGGAGCCGTAAATTCAGACATAATAGCCAAACTATCAAATGGCGAAATTTTACATGCCGCCGTTACTGTAGAATCAGAAAAAAATTTAAATTTAAAAGTCGGCAAAAAAGTAGTATTTATATTTAAAGCTCCAAGCGTTATGCTTGCCAAGGACGAAAATCTAAACATAAGTGCGGCAAATCAACTAAAAGGCAAGGTGATAGAGGCTAAAATCGGCTCGGTAAGCGCTGAAATAGTCCTTGAGATAAACGATCATCAAACCATCACCGCAATCATAACAAAAGATAGCGCAATGGAGATGAAAATAGGCGTTGGCGACGAACTAACAGCCGTAATCAAATCAAGTCAAATCATAATAGGAGTATAA
- the modA gene encoding molybdate ABC transporter substrate-binding protein, with translation MKKTFFSLVLATIAAFNLNAGEINVFAAANVTYAFEELKAEFAKTNPDTKVTVTLGGSGALTTQIKNGAPADVFMAANMKFVENLDEAGFSATRPIVYAQGALALFSIRDIDFKKGIKAVEGLKAIAIALPESAPYGKASIEALKKDGIFDKVEKNIIYTKSISEALSSALSAADAGFIAASAMYDPKMAQYKEGKNFILVNPDLYTPIDQGVILLKRGENNPEAKAFYDFILSEKAKEIFRKFGYNI, from the coding sequence ATGAAAAAAACTTTCTTTTCATTAGTTTTAGCAACAATTGCGGCTTTCAACCTAAACGCAGGCGAGATCAACGTATTTGCGGCAGCAAACGTAACTTATGCGTTTGAAGAGCTAAAGGCTGAATTTGCCAAGACAAATCCGGACACAAAAGTAACCGTAACACTTGGCGGAAGCGGCGCTTTGACAACTCAGATCAAAAACGGCGCACCTGCTGATGTATTTATGGCGGCAAATATGAAATTTGTTGAGAACCTTGATGAAGCGGGCTTTTCTGCAACTCGTCCTATAGTTTACGCTCAAGGCGCACTTGCACTATTTAGCATCCGCGATATCGACTTCAAAAAAGGCATAAAAGCTGTTGAGGGACTAAAAGCTATAGCTATCGCACTTCCTGAGTCGGCACCTTACGGCAAAGCTAGTATCGAAGCGCTTAAAAAAGATGGAATTTTTGATAAAGTTGAAAAAAACATCATCTACACAAAGTCAATTTCAGAGGCTCTAAGCTCAGCTCTTAGCGCGGCAGATGCCGGATTTATCGCAGCTAGCGCAATGTATGATCCAAAAATGGCTCAATACAAAGAGGGCAAAAACTTCATCTTAGTTAATCCTGATCTTTACACTCCGATCGATCAAGGCGTAATCCTTCTAAAACGCGGCGAAAACAACCCTGAAGCCAAGGCGTTTTATGATTTTATCCTAAGCGAAAAAGCAAAAGAGATCTTTAGAAAATTCGGATACAACATATAA